Proteins from a genomic interval of Candidatus Binataceae bacterium:
- a CDS encoding cyclic nucleotide-binding domain-containing protein, translating to MEVTGAVVTTPPQELWQELSRFQVFATFTEQQRTSFLNTYQHEAGMCVRRFAGGQLICKKGEYELDLCFILRGKVDLYDVAADGSRVKAASIPAGAFFGELGALGGLARTTDVVAAEEGAELFYLPRHCLKFLISNTEARQIVTDRYHDRAVRVLAQELELFKGVPKEFIDRLIDRCEIQRYDLRGIALVRQGEDPDGFYIVRDGFVQVVFQRADGSHRILAYRRVGEFFGEMALLGGGKRYASVLTAGKCEVVKIRAADFLELCKRYPGVEAHVRSVIEQRHQEEDLITPEISELLERSGQLGYVQADALLVMDLDLCIKCDACVQACESLHGESRLIRNGVAVGKYLVPAACRHCDDPKCMNSCPTGAIKRRPEGEIYFQYDMCIGCGNCEIACPYDNIAMIETGKFDRAQAKKAAVVGANFFRPYPVASHAAAPRLWNRIFAGHEKGDPARLATNEFTEVRQHNDAAREAAEAPAPAAHPHVPIAFPIKCDLCDGLPFMGCVHNCPTGAAMRITSATLFEQTGAVKHGPAPVRKATGGND from the coding sequence GTGGAAGTGACCGGCGCCGTCGTCACAACCCCACCGCAGGAGCTCTGGCAGGAGCTCTCGCGCTTCCAAGTCTTTGCGACCTTCACTGAACAACAGCGGACCTCGTTTCTCAACACATATCAGCACGAGGCCGGTATGTGCGTCCGCCGTTTCGCCGGCGGCCAGCTTATCTGCAAGAAAGGCGAATACGAGCTGGATCTTTGCTTCATCCTGCGCGGCAAGGTCGACCTCTACGATGTGGCCGCTGACGGCAGCCGGGTAAAGGCGGCATCAATTCCCGCGGGGGCTTTTTTTGGCGAACTCGGCGCGCTAGGCGGTTTGGCGCGCACCACCGATGTAGTGGCGGCCGAGGAGGGCGCAGAGTTGTTTTACCTTCCGCGTCACTGCCTCAAGTTCCTGATCAGCAACACCGAAGCACGGCAGATCGTCACGGATCGCTACCACGACCGTGCGGTTCGGGTGCTGGCGCAGGAACTCGAGTTGTTCAAGGGCGTTCCCAAGGAGTTTATCGATCGGCTGATCGACCGCTGTGAAATCCAACGCTACGACCTGCGCGGAATTGCGCTGGTTCGACAGGGGGAGGATCCCGACGGGTTCTACATCGTGCGCGATGGATTCGTGCAGGTGGTGTTTCAGCGCGCGGACGGATCGCATCGCATTCTCGCTTATCGGCGGGTTGGCGAATTTTTCGGCGAGATGGCGCTGCTTGGTGGCGGGAAACGCTACGCCAGTGTGCTCACCGCCGGCAAATGCGAGGTAGTCAAGATCCGCGCTGCCGATTTCCTGGAGCTGTGCAAACGCTACCCGGGGGTGGAGGCGCACGTGCGCTCGGTAATCGAGCAACGCCACCAGGAAGAGGATCTGATCACGCCGGAGATTTCCGAACTGCTCGAACGGAGCGGGCAGCTCGGCTACGTGCAGGCCGATGCGTTGCTGGTGATGGACCTGGACCTGTGCATCAAATGCGACGCCTGCGTGCAGGCCTGCGAATCCCTGCACGGCGAAAGCCGCCTCATTCGCAATGGTGTGGCGGTCGGCAAATACCTGGTGCCAGCCGCCTGCCGCCACTGCGACGATCCGAAATGCATGAACAGCTGCCCGACCGGCGCCATCAAGCGTCGGCCGGAAGGCGAGATCTATTTCCAGTACGACATGTGCATCGGATGCGGTAACTGCGAGATCGCCTGTCCCTACGACAACATCGCCATGATCGAGACCGGCAAATTCGACCGCGCCCAGGCCAAGAAGGCCGCGGTGGTGGGGGCAAACTTTTTTCGTCCCTATCCGGTTGCTTCACACGCCGCGGCCCCGCGGCTGTGGAACCGGATTTTTGCCGGCCACGAGAAAGGCGACCCCGCGCGCCTGGCCACCAACGAATTCACCGAAGTGCGCCAGCACAATGACGCGGCCCGCGAGGCCGCCGAAGCACCGGCCCCGGCGGCTCATCCGCACGTTCCGATCGCGTTTCCCATCAAATGCGACCTGTGTGACGGTCTGCCGTTCATGGGGTGCGTCCACAATTGTCCGACCGGCGCCGCGATGCGGATCACCTCGGCGACGCTGTTCGAGCAGACCGGCGCGGTCAAGCACGGTCCAGCTCCGGTGCGCAAAGCAACCGGAGGAAACGACTAG